TGCTCGTGCTCGACGAGGTGTTCGGCCCCCTCGACGAGGACCGCAAGGCGCGCATGCTGCTGGCGCTGGAGAGGCTGCGGGGCCGGTTCCGTCAGGTCCTGGTCGTCACCCACGATCCGGCCATCAAGGAGCAGATGCCGGGGGCGGTCGAGGTGGTGAAGCTGCCGGGGCGGCGGGCCACGGCCCGACTGCTCAACCAGTAGGGCCAGTCGAGACGAGCATGCCCGCCGCCACGCCCACGATCATCGCCTCCAGCATCGGTTTCGACCGCGGGCCTCGCGGTCCGTACGACTGGCGGCCGGGACCCGTCTTCGCCCACGCCGCCGAGCGGGCCCGGTCCGCGGCCCGCCCGCGGCTGTGCTTCGTCACGACGGCGGTCGGAGACGATCCCGTCCTCCGCGCCGCGGTCCACTCCGCCTTCGAGGGCAGCGACTTCGACGTGTCGGTGCTGGCCCTCTTCCCGATGCCGGGCGTCGACGACGTCGCCGGCCACCTCCGGTCCCGGGACGTGATCTGGGTGGGCGGCGGCAGCACGGCCAACCTGCTGGCGGTGTGGGGGGTCCACGGGTTGGGAGAGGTGCTCCGGGACTGCTGGCAGCAGGGTGTGGTGCTCGGTGGTGTGTCGGCCGGCTCGCTGTGCTGGCACACCGGGGGCACCACCGACTCCTTCGGACCCACGCTGGAGCCCATCAC
This is a stretch of genomic DNA from Acidimicrobiales bacterium. It encodes these proteins:
- a CDS encoding peptidase E, with translation MPAATPTIIASSIGFDRGPRGPYDWRPGPVFAHAAERARSAARPRLCFVTTAVGDDPVLRAAVHSAFEGSDFDVSVLALFPMPGVDDVAGHLRSRDVIWVGGGSTANLLAVWGVHGLGEVLRDCWQQGVVLGGVSAGSLCWHTGGTTDSFGPTLEPITNCLGFVPWSNCPHYDSEEQRRPLYQRLVAEGVLGAGYATDDGAAVVYEGTEVAEVVADREGAHAYHVQPGPDGATETRLPASRLR